The following proteins are co-located in the Trichormus variabilis 0441 genome:
- a CDS encoding HNH endonuclease has product MSKTPRIRIPPEVRQYVFQRDKFQCQSCGKTGLEADLTIDHIIPLARGGQNDMSNLHTLCFDCNRRKTDKLDSRFRRHFEI; this is encoded by the coding sequence ATGAGCAAAACTCCTCGGATTCGTATACCACCAGAAGTTAGACAATATGTATTTCAAAGAGATAAATTTCAATGTCAAAGTTGTGGTAAAACGGGTTTAGAAGCTGACTTAACTATTGACCATATTATTCCTTTGGCTCGTGGTGGTCAAAATGATATGAGTAACTTACATACTTTATGTTTTGACTGCAACCGACGCAAGACTGATAAACTGGATTCACGCTTCCGGCGACATTTTGAAATTTGA
- a CDS encoding KGK domain-containing protein, with protein sequence MEDRFKQAECNDNDVLEIGDYTYKISKFLQAFHQANRSDLACELQQQLNENGIVIQQQHSKTWFNEGLDCQILNIGSQGWKRGKVKFNISVEFYIEEEAEMDNNAHSEISETQSPLDDLRRMINEETS encoded by the coding sequence ATGGAAGATAGATTTAAACAAGCAGAATGTAATGATAATGATGTTTTGGAAATTGGAGATTATACTTACAAAATTTCTAAATTTTTACAAGCTTTTCATCAAGCAAATCGTTCTGATTTAGCGTGTGAATTACAGCAGCAACTTAATGAAAATGGCATAGTTATACAACAGCAACATTCTAAAACTTGGTTTAATGAAGGTCTGGATTGTCAGATATTAAATATTGGTTCACAAGGTTGGAAAAGAGGCAAAGTAAAGTTTAATATTAGTGTTGAGTTCTACATTGAAGAAGAAGCAGAAATGGATAACAACGCGCATTCGGAAATTAGTGAAACTCAATCTCCTCTTGATGATTTACGTCGGATGATAAATGAGGAAACATCATGA
- a CDS encoding KGK domain-containing protein — MEENFDLRNCSHDDALSVKDKVFKIFHIKEAIKKAFRSKLSEELFTLLNSYGISIDPGGYLVGNKFYRYTHKWFDEGVDCEVLKPATKGWQKGRLRIKVTLEFMPDEPLTHESESPLDDLRRMIDEETL; from the coding sequence ATGGAAGAAAATTTTGACCTCAGGAATTGTAGTCATGATGATGCTTTGTCTGTTAAAGATAAGGTATTTAAAATTTTTCATATTAAGGAAGCAATCAAAAAAGCTTTCCGCAGTAAATTATCAGAAGAATTATTTACTTTATTAAATTCCTATGGAATATCTATAGATCCTGGTGGCTATTTAGTTGGCAATAAATTTTATAGATATACTCACAAATGGTTCGATGAGGGTGTAGATTGTGAAGTGTTAAAGCCTGCTACTAAAGGTTGGCAAAAGGGACGATTAAGAATCAAAGTAACTCTAGAATTTATGCCTGATGAACCTCTAACTCATGAATCAGAATCCCCTCTTGATGATTTACGCCGGATGATTGATGAGGAAACATTATGA